One Natrinema halophilum genomic window carries:
- a CDS encoding macro domain-containing protein — MECTIVQGDIAEQSADALVNAAGTSLRMGSGVAGALRRGAGEAINEDAMDAGPIDLGAVAVTDAYDLEAEYVIHAAAMPHYGDGQATAESIRDATRNALERADELGCRSIVVPALGCGVAGFDLVDGAEIIAEEIDAYDPDALEDVRLIAYSDAEYDAMRTAAGE; from the coding sequence ATGGAGTGCACCATCGTTCAGGGCGACATTGCAGAGCAGTCCGCCGATGCGCTCGTCAACGCCGCCGGGACGAGTCTCCGAATGGGGTCGGGCGTCGCTGGCGCACTCCGTCGCGGTGCCGGCGAGGCGATAAACGAGGACGCGATGGACGCGGGACCGATCGATCTCGGTGCAGTCGCAGTCACCGACGCCTACGACCTCGAGGCCGAGTACGTCATCCACGCTGCCGCGATGCCCCACTACGGCGACGGGCAAGCGACTGCGGAGAGCATCCGGGATGCCACCCGGAACGCCCTCGAGCGAGCCGACGAACTCGGGTGTCGATCGATCGTCGTCCCGGCGCTCGGCTGTGGCGTCGCCGGCTTCGACCTCGTTGATGGCGCCGAAATCATCGCCGAAGAGATCGACGCGTACGACCCGGATGCCCTCGAAGACGTTCGGCTGATCGCCTACAGCGACGCAGAGTACGACGCGATGCGGACGGCAGCGGGAGAGTAA